The following are encoded in a window of Fretibacter rubidus genomic DNA:
- a CDS encoding flagellar biosynthetic protein FliR has translation MEEFTSQILAILLISLRISPTFAFAPPFTLLRVPTTIRVLLGVSLATWLVLSKPEATYLRDINLYNLPMLALGEIIIGTTLMLSLQWVSAAILMIGRAVDVQTGFGLALLIDPTTRSQRPLIGTIFAYAAGAVFFSLDAPTDLLIIWAESIERLPLGAGFIEPNISVFLAFISTAFALATGLAGIIFLTLFLIDLTVAFLSRTLPQMNVLLIGFQVKTLAVLATLPIAIGYSIATYIRLVRLSIETIPMMAW, from the coding sequence ATGGAAGAATTTACATCGCAAATTTTAGCTATTCTGCTTATTAGCTTACGCATTTCGCCAACTTTTGCCTTTGCGCCACCCTTTACCCTTCTGCGAGTCCCAACAACAATTCGCGTCTTGTTAGGAGTCAGTTTGGCGACTTGGCTAGTACTATCAAAGCCCGAAGCGACATATCTTAGAGACATCAATTTATACAATCTACCGATGCTGGCATTAGGTGAGATAATCATTGGCACAACACTAATGCTATCATTGCAATGGGTAAGCGCAGCAATTTTGATGATTGGGCGTGCTGTAGATGTGCAAACAGGCTTTGGCCTTGCCTTACTCATAGACCCGACAACTCGGTCGCAACGCCCGCTAATTGGGACAATATTCGCCTATGCTGCTGGCGCGGTTTTTTTCTCGCTTGATGCTCCGACAGACCTGCTTATTATATGGGCGGAGTCGATTGAACGACTACCTCTTGGGGCTGGCTTCATTGAGCCAAATATATCTGTATTTTTAGCTTTTATTTCAACAGCCTTCGCCTTAGCGACAGGTTTAGCAGGCATTATATTTTTAACATTGTTTCTGATTGACTTAACGGTTGCTTTCCTTTCCCGCACACTCCCGCAAATGAATGTATTGTTGATTGGTTTTCAGGTCAAAACATTAGCCGTGTTAGCAACACTACCTATTGCTATCGGCTATTCTATTGCCACTTATATTCGGCTAGTACGCCTGTCTATAGAGACAATCCCTATGATGGCCTGGTAA
- a CDS encoding flagellar biosynthesis protein FlhB, whose translation MSETEQNKTEEPTDFKLKKAREKGQVAKGQDIAFFGLLVALGIYAIVAGPQTMRKLTMMMRRVFLSSIEGAEDPNLALTSIRLVYWPAVQTLALLGATLFVTVVLMQLIQLRGPIFTTHPLKPDFSKINPGKGLKRIFSMRTLKEAGKNIIKMSIYLGATYLLIMYCLRIYAPTLIDADGLVRALHGGGLRLLFMYTLLALFFTAIDQIIVRKEFTKQMRMSKSEVEREHKDREGEPRMKQKRKQLHAEYIKQTQGSGDLPGSDVLIVNPQHYAVALKYDAEKMIAPMVSTKGRNNFALSLKKKAFELSVPIVPQPKLARALYKYANSGEEIPAEFYQTVADIYLRLYRQKQSRRDNKADDNKGNGDANVSPKDADQSSNDETDTGHDLGED comes from the coding sequence ATGTCGGAAACCGAACAAAATAAAACTGAAGAACCAACAGATTTCAAACTCAAGAAAGCCCGTGAAAAAGGACAGGTTGCAAAGGGCCAAGATATTGCTTTCTTCGGATTATTGGTCGCTCTCGGAATTTATGCGATTGTCGCAGGGCCGCAAACTATGCGCAAATTGACCATGATGATGCGGCGGGTATTTTTATCCTCCATAGAAGGTGCGGAAGACCCGAATTTGGCTTTGACATCTATTAGATTGGTGTATTGGCCGGCTGTACAAACGCTTGCCCTTCTGGGGGCAACGCTTTTCGTGACGGTAGTGCTTATGCAATTGATACAATTGAGAGGTCCAATTTTTACGACTCATCCTCTAAAGCCCGATTTCAGTAAAATTAATCCTGGTAAAGGCCTTAAACGCATCTTCTCGATGCGAACGCTAAAAGAAGCCGGGAAAAACATTATCAAAATGAGTATATATCTCGGCGCTACATATCTTTTGATTATGTACTGCCTCCGGATTTACGCCCCTACACTTATAGATGCAGATGGTTTAGTTCGTGCGCTTCATGGCGGTGGCTTACGCTTATTATTCATGTACACTTTACTAGCGCTATTTTTTACCGCGATTGACCAAATTATTGTCCGTAAAGAATTTACTAAACAAATGCGTATGAGCAAATCAGAGGTTGAACGCGAGCATAAGGACCGTGAAGGCGAGCCGCGTATGAAGCAAAAGCGTAAACAACTGCACGCCGAATATATAAAGCAAACCCAAGGATCGGGGGACCTTCCTGGATCCGATGTTCTAATTGTAAATCCGCAACACTATGCAGTCGCTTTGAAATATGACGCTGAGAAGATGATAGCGCCGATGGTTTCAACAAAAGGACGAAATAATTTTGCCCTAAGTTTAAAGAAAAAAGCTTTTGAATTGTCAGTTCCAATTGTACCGCAGCCAAAGTTGGCTCGCGCCTTGTATAAATACGCGAATTCAGGAGAAGAAATTCCCGCAGAATTTTATCAAACTGTTGCCGATATATACTTAAGGCTATATCGTCAAAAGCAATCTAGGCGAGACAATAAAGCTGATGATAATAAGGGCAATGGGGATGCAAACGTATCGCCTAAAGATGCTGACCAGTCATCAAACGATGAAACGGATACTGGGCATGACCTTGGGGAAGACTAA
- a CDS encoding flagellar biosynthesis protein FlhA, producing MFKWFENNKDLGLVFGMILILVVLFSPIPPMALDMAIVINFGFGLTILMLTFYVKKPTDFSTFPSLLLITTLFRLSLNIAATRLILTGGEAGQVIGSIGTFAVGGNFIVGLVVFSILIVVQYVVVTSGAQRVSEVAARFTLDSMPGQQMSIDADLNMGLIDQKEALRRREELEKEASFYGSMDGASKFVKGDAIAGIIIILIDIIAGWIIGVVQMGMGWGEALEHFTLLTIGDGIATQLPALIIAVATGIIVTRSSNDKELSSEVFKQLSSIPRIPIIVSVVLFAMMLMPGMPKWPMFILIPMCFLAYLKMRRIAQEAKDEDEIEEEATTTISKPLPLLEIGFGSELTESWKNNEATIMERISNLRDTHEKMMGIGFPNMKIVDSEKLGSMEYEIKLFGTQYASGTIHPDMVLAIKGDNAKDDIVGMETTDPAFGLPALWIEGKLSEKARDSNYTIIDPLTVLITHLGEIMRDEASTLLTRNIVVKLIEEVRDRQGGLIEELIPNLMTISDIQRVLQNLLSENVSIANIDIIVEHLVDLSRTEKDTTRLTELIRQRLSHSICNNLKDRHADLAVISLDPRVENQIVAAVNMQGGNTETLAVEPKLAQQLINKLVKTSGEMHRQGRAPVLLCGAEVRRQMRVLTRRALPKLAILSVNEIPVSVSLKSFDIVKIDS from the coding sequence ATGTTTAAATGGTTTGAAAACAATAAGGATCTTGGCCTGGTATTTGGCATGATTCTGATACTTGTTGTTCTGTTTTCGCCGATTCCGCCCATGGCTCTTGACATGGCCATCGTGATTAACTTCGGCTTTGGTTTAACGATTTTAATGCTCACGTTTTATGTTAAAAAGCCGACAGACTTTTCAACTTTTCCTTCTCTGCTTTTAATAACAACCCTATTTAGACTCTCCTTAAATATTGCTGCAACCCGCCTAATCCTAACAGGTGGAGAAGCAGGACAAGTTATCGGATCAATCGGGACTTTTGCCGTTGGAGGCAATTTCATTGTAGGTCTTGTTGTTTTTTCCATCTTAATTGTCGTTCAATATGTCGTGGTGACATCGGGAGCGCAACGCGTATCTGAGGTCGCGGCGAGATTCACACTCGATTCCATGCCTGGGCAACAAATGAGTATCGACGCAGATTTGAACATGGGGCTAATTGATCAAAAAGAGGCGCTTCGTCGACGCGAGGAATTAGAAAAGGAAGCCTCCTTTTACGGTTCTATGGATGGAGCAAGTAAGTTTGTAAAAGGTGATGCGATAGCTGGCATTATCATCATTCTCATAGATATAATTGCTGGTTGGATTATTGGTGTAGTACAAATGGGAATGGGTTGGGGCGAAGCCCTAGAGCATTTTACACTTTTAACAATTGGCGACGGCATTGCCACACAACTCCCTGCTTTAATCATTGCAGTCGCAACTGGTATTATCGTTACACGGTCTTCTAATGATAAGGAATTAAGTTCTGAAGTTTTCAAACAGTTGTCTTCTATACCACGCATTCCGATCATTGTATCTGTTGTGCTGTTTGCGATGATGCTAATGCCAGGTATGCCAAAATGGCCCATGTTTATCCTAATCCCAATGTGTTTCTTGGCCTATTTAAAAATGCGGCGGATTGCCCAAGAAGCCAAAGATGAAGATGAGATCGAAGAAGAAGCGACGACCACGATTAGCAAGCCATTGCCATTGCTTGAAATTGGCTTCGGTTCAGAACTAACAGAGTCTTGGAAAAATAACGAAGCGACCATCATGGAGCGTATTTCAAATTTACGTGATACCCATGAAAAAATGATGGGGATCGGTTTCCCGAACATGAAAATCGTTGATAGCGAAAAACTAGGTAGCATGGAGTACGAGATTAAGCTGTTTGGAACACAATATGCCAGTGGCACCATACATCCTGACATGGTTCTAGCAATAAAAGGCGACAACGCAAAAGATGATATTGTCGGCATGGAAACTACGGATCCAGCATTCGGCCTGCCTGCTCTATGGATTGAGGGAAAACTCTCGGAAAAAGCAAGAGACTCAAACTATACAATAATTGATCCACTCACTGTTCTTATTACTCATTTAGGGGAAATAATGCGAGATGAAGCCTCTACACTTCTGACCCGCAATATAGTGGTCAAACTCATTGAAGAAGTCCGAGATAGACAAGGTGGGTTGATTGAAGAACTGATCCCCAATCTCATGACCATTTCTGATATACAGCGCGTTCTCCAAAACCTCTTGTCTGAAAATGTTAGCATTGCGAATATCGACATCATTGTGGAACATCTCGTCGACCTATCGCGCACTGAAAAAGATACGACACGCTTAACCGAACTCATTCGTCAGCGCCTGAGCCACAGCATCTGTAATAATTTGAAAGACCGGCATGCTGATTTGGCTGTTATAAGTTTAGATCCACGTGTTGAAAATCAAATTGTAGCAGCAGTTAACATGCAGGGCGGTAACACAGAGACACTGGCAGTGGAGCCTAAGCTTGCCCAACAATTAATTAACAAACTTGTAAAAACCTCCGGTGAAATGCACAGGCAAGGACGCGCCCCTGTATTACTGTGTGGAGCAGAGGTAAGACGACAAATGCGTGTCTTAACACGTCGAGCTCTGCCAAAGCTCGCAATATTATCAGTAAACGAGATACCTGTCAGCGTGAGTTTGAAATCATTCGACATCGTGAAAATCGATAGCTAG
- a CDS encoding tetratricopeptide repeat protein, whose protein sequence is MTENFITQEISENLKSLLTFLASDPENVPLLSDCTELAVNENEWKLAAGLITRLTALGPLSQKNRGMAGLIAMRTQDFAKAAEHYEALLATGVDEPSVKFNLAWSIAMEKDFDRALELLDEATIKALPQAAMLHLQILHEQGKFDEAEALARDYSTAGIEHAGLNAAISVLAMDVEDINLAKASALKAGNHPDALTTLGTLALGDDDPEAALEMFNNALSINPHGPRSWIGKGLAQLVNGEREDAMNNIDKGAEMFGTHIGSWIAAGWAHFVQNDYKTARERFERALDIDDNFAESHGSLAVIDVVEGNLAEARRRTKTALRLDNECFSASLAQVLMLSSSGNEEKAKMIFERAINTPIDDTGRTISRSMTRMGLSSSFGQSSRTLH, encoded by the coding sequence ATGACCGAAAATTTTATCACTCAGGAAATCAGCGAAAACTTAAAATCGCTTTTAACGTTTCTGGCCAGCGACCCTGAAAATGTTCCGCTGTTATCTGATTGCACAGAATTGGCGGTAAATGAAAACGAATGGAAACTCGCAGCTGGTCTAATTACAAGACTAACTGCGCTTGGTCCGTTGAGTCAGAAAAACCGCGGAATGGCTGGATTAATTGCCATGCGTACACAAGACTTTGCCAAAGCAGCCGAACATTATGAAGCATTATTAGCAACAGGTGTAGATGAGCCGTCAGTAAAGTTTAATTTGGCATGGTCAATCGCAATGGAAAAAGATTTTGACCGAGCCCTAGAGTTGCTTGATGAGGCTACGATAAAGGCTTTACCCCAAGCGGCTATGCTTCATCTGCAAATTCTGCACGAACAAGGTAAGTTTGATGAGGCCGAAGCCTTGGCCCGAGACTACAGTACAGCAGGCATAGAGCATGCGGGTCTTAACGCCGCCATCTCTGTACTAGCCATGGATGTTGAAGATATTAACCTGGCTAAGGCTTCAGCGCTTAAGGCTGGTAATCATCCAGATGCCTTAACAACACTAGGAACATTAGCGCTCGGAGACGATGATCCAGAAGCAGCTTTAGAAATGTTCAACAATGCTCTTTCTATAAATCCACATGGCCCAAGAAGTTGGATTGGCAAAGGTCTCGCACAGCTAGTCAATGGTGAACGAGAAGATGCTATGAATAATATCGATAAAGGTGCTGAGATGTTTGGCACACACATTGGTAGCTGGATTGCAGCTGGCTGGGCGCATTTTGTTCAAAATGATTACAAAACAGCGCGCGAACGGTTCGAGCGAGCCCTAGACATTGATGATAATTTCGCAGAGTCGCACGGCTCTCTAGCGGTTATTGATGTGGTAGAAGGAAATCTTGCAGAAGCGCGCCGACGCACAAAGACTGCGTTGCGACTAGATAACGAATGCTTTTCAGCATCCCTCGCACAGGTTTTAATGTTATCAAGTAGCGGAAATGAAGAAAAAGCGAAGATGATTTTTGAGCGGGCTATTAACACGCCCATTGATGATACAGGGCGCACAATTTCACGGTCTATGACACGTATGGGATTATCATCGTCTTTCGGACAATCTTCAAGAACCTTACACTAA
- a CDS encoding sigma-70 family RNA polymerase sigma factor: MTFEGQNSGLSLVEKPQNVEASLWRRFRYDDDLACRERLFNSYKSLANQIARKQFSRRPSYGLEFCDFEQFAFTGLLEAMDRFDPLKNVPFQAYARYRILGSITDGLSHSSEGGAQYSYKRRMETERLRSLKVSNSDEDALTQISNLAVGLALGFILEDVGVSQSGVGADPAPNAYETLSWRELQAKLTGEIENLPSIEKTVIKQHYLSGVAFVQIAQLLNLSKGRVSQLHKSAVIKLKRRIGNIY; the protein is encoded by the coding sequence ATGACTTTTGAGGGCCAAAATTCTGGCCTCAGCTTGGTTGAGAAACCCCAAAATGTCGAAGCGTCGCTTTGGCGTCGTTTTCGTTATGATGACGACTTGGCATGCCGGGAAAGATTGTTCAACAGCTACAAAAGTCTGGCTAATCAGATTGCTCGTAAACAATTTTCGAGACGGCCTTCCTATGGTCTGGAGTTTTGTGATTTCGAGCAGTTTGCTTTTACAGGCTTATTGGAGGCAATGGACAGGTTTGACCCTCTCAAAAATGTTCCATTCCAAGCCTATGCCCGCTATCGTATTTTGGGCAGTATCACAGACGGTCTATCACATTCTAGTGAAGGCGGGGCACAGTATTCTTATAAACGTCGTATGGAAACAGAGCGTTTAAGATCTCTTAAAGTTTCGAACAGTGATGAGGATGCACTGACCCAAATTTCAAATTTGGCAGTCGGCTTGGCTTTGGGGTTTATTTTGGAAGATGTAGGTGTATCTCAATCGGGAGTAGGGGCTGATCCTGCGCCTAATGCGTATGAAACTTTGTCGTGGCGCGAGTTGCAGGCGAAACTTACAGGAGAGATTGAAAACTTACCATCGATTGAAAAAACTGTTATTAAGCAACATTATTTGTCTGGTGTTGCATTTGTTCAGATTGCGCAACTCTTGAATCTAAGTAAAGGTCGTGTATCCCAATTACATAAGTCCGCTGTTATCAAACTAAAACGGCGTATAGGAAATATATATTAG
- the fliP gene encoding flagellar type III secretion system pore protein FliP (The bacterial flagellar biogenesis protein FliP forms a type III secretion system (T3SS)-type pore required for flagellar assembly.), with amino-acid sequence MRFIFGITFFLAVIFYGFEPSYAQDTTQLLGEEQSSGLIRTAILLTLLAIIPALFISMTCFIRIAIVLSMVRHAFGMPETPPNQVLVTLAFFLTLFVMTPTLTEVNDLAVQPFIQGEVTLETAMEQGSEPLREFMLRHTRDKDLQTMYSISGQPLPQTPSDVNMLILTPAFILNELRVSFTIGFVILLPFLLIDLVVSSILLSLGMMMVPPSTISLPIKLLMFVVIDGWALVIQGVLGGFG; translated from the coding sequence ATGCGTTTTATCTTTGGAATCACGTTTTTTCTCGCCGTCATTTTTTACGGTTTTGAGCCATCTTATGCTCAGGACACAACACAACTCTTGGGTGAAGAGCAAAGTTCTGGACTTATTCGCACGGCGATTTTACTAACACTTCTCGCCATAATACCAGCCTTGTTCATTAGTATGACATGTTTCATACGCATCGCAATTGTCTTGTCGATGGTTCGCCATGCCTTTGGCATGCCTGAAACTCCGCCAAACCAAGTTTTAGTGACCTTAGCGTTTTTTTTGACACTTTTCGTTATGACGCCAACCCTTACAGAGGTGAATGATTTGGCAGTTCAACCTTTCATCCAAGGCGAAGTCACTTTGGAAACGGCGATGGAGCAGGGAAGTGAGCCATTGCGAGAGTTTATGTTACGCCATACACGCGACAAAGACTTGCAAACGATGTACTCAATCTCAGGGCAACCTTTGCCGCAGACACCAAGCGACGTGAATATGCTAATTCTGACTCCCGCTTTTATCCTGAATGAATTGCGTGTTTCTTTTACAATAGGATTTGTTATTCTCTTGCCATTCCTTCTTATTGATCTTGTGGTCTCAAGTATATTGTTGTCCTTAGGTATGATGATGGTGCCACCATCCACGATTTCACTACCTATTAAACTGTTAATGTTTGTGGTGATTGATGGATGGGCCTTGGTGATACAAGGTGTATTAGGGGGTTTTGGATGA
- a CDS encoding FliM/FliN family flagellar motor switch protein codes for MNKEVEKKDVEGSKASKTLADQKNAQSHILSNIELTVEAFLGQAKLTVSELNALKVDSLVELDTALNAAIDLRLNGTSIAKGELVAVGDNFGVRITSIAQT; via the coding sequence ATGAATAAAGAAGTTGAAAAAAAAGACGTCGAAGGCAGCAAGGCTAGTAAAACGCTAGCAGATCAAAAAAATGCACAATCTCATATTTTGAGTAATATTGAGCTTACCGTCGAGGCGTTTCTTGGCCAAGCAAAATTAACGGTGAGTGAATTGAATGCACTGAAAGTCGATTCTTTAGTTGAGCTTGATACGGCTCTAAATGCGGCCATTGACCTTCGCTTGAATGGAACGTCGATCGCGAAAGGCGAACTTGTCGCTGTTGGGGATAATTTCGGTGTGCGCATTACTTCCATTGCTCAAACATAG
- a CDS encoding FliM/FliN family flagellar motor C-terminal domain-containing protein: MKPVFQRWLPENALVDGGVSQQLHKVIDAWSAHWFVQAPAFQVHFSQVDTKDNVDLSDALVWQGNRNNMAAILNNDVVDSLGLSLLGQRADVGAITGASRQVFRALSKHCVEDLNDRLAELFGINNDLEFKNHIPLLDQEGYSLILRQGEKVFGLTYIVNRDCLVHVRKETLGDVNDDISFGLKSEAIEQEIITIGSRVGKGKISLADAESMVVGDVFVLDSLTDKPMTVMINNKLVANLKCRLTQSNNGKTLNLTNITMDATDE, translated from the coding sequence GTGAAGCCAGTCTTCCAACGTTGGTTGCCTGAAAATGCATTGGTCGACGGTGGTGTCAGCCAACAGCTTCACAAGGTTATAGATGCATGGTCTGCACATTGGTTTGTGCAGGCACCAGCCTTTCAAGTACATTTTTCACAAGTAGATACCAAAGACAATGTAGACTTATCTGACGCTCTCGTCTGGCAGGGTAATCGGAACAATATGGCGGCTATTTTAAACAATGATGTTGTGGATTCACTTGGTTTGTCATTATTGGGTCAGCGTGCTGATGTCGGGGCGATCACCGGCGCGTCAAGGCAAGTCTTTCGCGCGCTCTCAAAGCATTGTGTTGAAGATTTGAATGATCGTTTGGCTGAACTTTTCGGGATCAATAACGATCTTGAATTTAAAAATCATATCCCATTGCTTGATCAGGAAGGTTATTCTCTTATTCTGCGACAAGGTGAAAAAGTATTTGGATTAACCTATATTGTGAACCGTGACTGTCTTGTGCATGTTCGAAAAGAAACTTTAGGTGACGTCAATGATGACATTTCTTTTGGGTTAAAGAGTGAGGCTATTGAACAGGAAATAATTACAATTGGGTCTCGGGTTGGCAAAGGAAAAATAAGCCTTGCAGATGCAGAGAGTATGGTTGTCGGTGATGTCTTTGTGCTCGACAGTCTCACAGATAAACCTATGACGGTAATGATAAACAACAAACTTGTTGCAAATTTGAAGTGCCGATTGACACAATCAAATAATGGTAAAACACTTAATCTTACAAATATAACCATGGACGCCACTGATGAATAA
- a CDS encoding flagellar hook-basal body complex protein yields MFGAMFIGLSGMNAYSNGLRQVSNNITNLNSNGYRATTIGFNDLFGSGSSGVSYTRGGGGNGTGVELSLERLDFSQGEIRQTDRDLDLAIEGNGFLVLEGGGNYYYTRTGSFEVDNDGFIVLAGTDYKLTVLNANGKAESLSLDSYRIDAPEATTTIQFGDNLSSTATELLLSDVEVFNAQGASDTWQIAFNREATDPEGEWKVKVTNGAGDELGEKTLKFINGIIDPTTSELEFSDAAGGRTVSLDFSENVTSFSSGEVSTLRTTDIDGFGIGEITTVSVNEDGELEIQYSNEQTENLGAISIADFQDVQSLERAGAGLFTYNKSTGRELLSSTSERVGLVRSNRIEASNVDLSQQFGDLILVQRGYQASSQVVSVSNDMIQQLFGLRGQ; encoded by the coding sequence ATGTTTGGAGCAATGTTTATCGGGCTTAGCGGTATGAATGCTTATTCTAATGGATTGAGGCAGGTTAGTAATAACATCACTAACCTTAACTCCAATGGTTACAGGGCTACGACGATAGGCTTTAATGATCTGTTTGGCTCAGGCTCAAGTGGCGTTTCTTACACGCGCGGGGGCGGTGGCAATGGAACAGGCGTTGAGTTGTCGCTCGAGCGATTAGATTTCAGCCAAGGTGAAATCAGACAGACTGATAGAGATCTTGACCTTGCAATTGAAGGCAATGGTTTTCTCGTTCTTGAGGGTGGAGGTAACTATTACTACACGCGTACAGGTAGTTTTGAGGTCGATAACGATGGCTTTATTGTTTTAGCTGGCACTGATTATAAATTAACCGTGCTAAATGCAAACGGTAAAGCTGAAAGCCTGTCTCTAGACTCATATCGTATTGATGCGCCAGAGGCGACGACAACAATACAATTTGGCGACAACTTGTCTTCCACCGCTACAGAATTATTGTTGTCTGATGTTGAAGTGTTCAATGCGCAAGGTGCCTCTGATACTTGGCAAATCGCGTTTAATAGAGAAGCAACAGATCCTGAAGGAGAATGGAAAGTTAAGGTAACGAACGGCGCTGGTGATGAATTAGGTGAAAAAACACTAAAATTTATTAATGGTATTATTGATCCAACGACATCTGAACTTGAATTTAGTGATGCTGCTGGCGGGCGCACTGTCTCCCTGGATTTCTCTGAAAATGTCACTTCTTTCTCATCTGGCGAAGTCTCTACTTTGCGTACAACAGATATTGATGGTTTCGGAATTGGCGAAATTACAACCGTGTCTGTCAATGAAGACGGCGAATTGGAAATACAATATTCCAATGAGCAGACAGAAAACCTGGGAGCTATTTCGATTGCAGACTTTCAGGATGTTCAGTCTTTGGAACGTGCTGGTGCGGGTCTTTTTACTTATAATAAATCAACCGGTCGAGAACTGCTGTCTTCTACGAGTGAACGTGTTGGCCTTGTGCGGTCAAACCGTATCGAAGCGTCCAATGTGGATTTGTCGCAGCAATTTGGTGATCTTATTCTTGTGCAACGCGGGTATCAGGCTTCGTCTCAAGTCGTGAGCGTATCTAATGATATGATACAGCAGTTATTTGGACTTCGAGGTCAATAG
- a CDS encoding flagellar hook assembly protein FlgD, whose translation MIKILLKVMIGAVFAIGSCNLSFAQTTDPTTVLPDEVQSDNGIATAANTGFGLGFEDLLSIVLTQLTYQDPLKPIDNFEFVSQLAQFSQIQQTETMSNSLQAILQSESVNQAASLLGREVDIPAGPTVISGKVTAISFDQGEPRLTITTEDDRTISNIGLSSISQVRIGE comes from the coding sequence GTGATAAAAATTCTCTTAAAGGTAATGATTGGTGCTGTTTTTGCCATTGGATCATGTAATTTGTCTTTTGCCCAAACGACTGATCCAACCACTGTATTACCCGATGAAGTGCAATCAGACAATGGTATTGCGACGGCTGCCAATACTGGGTTTGGCCTGGGATTTGAAGACCTGCTAAGCATCGTTCTAACGCAGTTAACATATCAAGATCCTTTAAAACCAATTGATAATTTTGAATTTGTATCTCAACTAGCTCAATTTTCTCAAATCCAACAAACGGAAACGATGAGCAACAGCCTGCAAGCCATTTTGCAATCCGAGTCGGTAAACCAAGCAGCAAGCCTGTTGGGCCGTGAGGTGGACATTCCAGCAGGCCCAACTGTTATCTCGGGCAAAGTTACGGCTATCTCTTTTGATCAAGGTGAACCAAGACTTACAATTACGACTGAGGATGACAGAACAATTAGTAACATCGGATTATCGAGTATTTCACAAGTGAGAATTGGAGAATAG